The genomic DNA TAGTCGAGCAGGCCGGAACTGAACGAGTCCGCGCGGTGCGAGTCCGGGTCACCGATCACGCCGGGCACCAGCCGGGCCACGGCCTCCAGCACGCACGCGGCCGCCGCCTCGCCGCCCATCATCACGAAGTCGCCCACGCTCAACTCGCGCGTGACGACCGTCTCCACGCGCGCGTCGAAGCCCTCGTAGCGCCCGCACAGCAGCGCCACGTGCGAGCGCGTGGCGAACTCCTCCGCGAGCGCCTGGGTGAAGGGCTGCCCGGCGGGCGTCAGCAGGATCACCTCGTCCGCCGGCGGGAGGCTGGCCAGCGCGCGGGCCGTGACGTCTGCGCGGATCACCATGCCCGCGCCGCCCCCGTACGGCGTGTCGTCCACCTTCAGGTGCCGGTTGCCGGCGTAGTCCCGCATGTCCACCACGTTCACGTCGATCAGGCCGCGGGTCCGCGCCTTCCCCACGATGGCCTCCTGCGCGAAGGGCGTCAGGAGTTCCGGAAACAGCGTCAGGAAGGAGAACGTCAGCATCTACGTCGGCCCGTCGGCGTCGACCGGAGTCAGCAGGTCGTCCGGCGCGTCCGCCGTCAGGGTCAGCGAGGCGGGGCGTCCCTGCGCGTTCAGGTTCACCACCACGTACGGCGCCTGGAGCGGCACCAGCGCGTCGCCGCCCTCATGCCGGACCACCAGCACGTCCTGGTGGCCCATGTCCTGCACGTCCACGACCTCCCCCCGCGTGTGCCCATCCGCACCGGCCACGAGCAGGCCGCGCAGTTCGTGGTAGTAGTACACGCCGCTCTCCGGCGCGGGCAGCTCGGCGTCGTCGGCGTAGACCTTCAGGCCGCGCAGCGCCTCGGCGCCCTCGCGGGTCGTGATGCCGGCCAGGTGCAGGGCCACACCGGGCGCGAGGGTCTCCACCCGCCGGACGCGCAGCCACCCGCGCTCCTCGACATACACGCGTTTCAGGGCCTTGAACTGCGCGGGGTCGCCCAGCACGTACACCTTGACGCCGCCCTGCACGCCGTGCGGGCCGAGCAGGTGCCCCAGGCGGGTGCGCTCCGTGTCCGTCACTGTTTGCGGGGCGCGTCCAGGTCCACGTTCACGCGCTCGCGCGGATCGCTCGCGGCGCGCACCAGGGTGCGGATCGCCTGGATCACGCGGCCCTGCCGGCCGATCAGGCGGCCTTCCTCGCCCGGCGCCACCCGCACGATCACCGTCGGCCCGCGCCGCGACACGCGCACCATCGGCGGCTGGTCCACCACGCTCTGGGCCAGGAAGAGGGTCAGGTCGACGGGGTCGGTTTTCATGCGGCGCATTGTAGTGCAGCGCCGTCGCCACGCGCCCACAACGAAAAAGGCTCCCGGAGGAGCCTGAGTCGCGCGCAGCGGCGGTCTTAGAACTTGACGCCCTGGCTCTTGAGGAGCCGCTTGGCGGTCGCGGTGGGCTGGGCGCCCTGCGCGATCCAGTGGGCGGCGCGCTCCGCGTCGATCTTGATGTGGGTGTCGCTGGTCTTGCGCGGATCGTAGTGGCCGAGGTTCTCGATGTAACCGCCGTCACGGGGGCGGCGGGCGTCGGCGACGACGATGCGGTAGTGGGGGTTGTGCGCGGAACCGAAACGGGACAGGCGGATCTTGACCATGATGGATAAACCTCGTGCTTCTGGGTGGTGATGAGGGGTGAGCTCCCGCCTAGGTCGCGGGGATCATGCGCCCGTCAGCAGCCAACCGGGAAGCGCACCGCAAAAGAGTATCAGGCCGGCCCATGACGTGACAAGGGGACGGCGCGGGTCAGAAGCCGGGGTTGACGTACGAGTCGCCGCGCTTGACGGAAAAGCCCATGCGGCCCGGCCCGAACACCGGGCTGCCGCCGATGCTGCCCAGCGGCGTGCCCTGGGCCACGCGGTCCCCCACGCTGACGGCCGGTTCGCGCAGACCCATGTACGCCGTGAGCAGGTTCCCGTGGTCCACGATGATCACGTACCCCAGCGTGCCGTACAGCGACGCGGCCAGCACGTTGCCCGCCCGCGCGGCCGTGGCCGACGACGCGTCCGCGCCGCTGAGCACCACCCACGGCGAGCCGTCGGTGCCGTAGGGGGCGGCGATGCGCCCGCCGGGCAGCGGAAACGCCAGCGGGCCGCTGGCCTGTGGCAGCGGCGCCAGGGCCACGTCCGCCTGCTGCTGTTCGGTCTCCACCTGGGTCTGCCGGGCGGCGATGGCGGCCTGCTCGTTCTGGAGCTGCTGCTCGCGCTGGCGCTGCGCCGCGAGCTGCGACGCCGCGACCCGCTGCCGCTCCTGCTCGGCCCGCAGCCGCGCCAGCCGCAGGGCTTCCTGACGGGCGCGTTCCCGCTCGGCCGCGAGGCGCCGGGCTTCCTCCTCGCGGCGGCGGCGTTCCTCGGCCAGGCGACGCTGCCGCTCGGCTTCGATGCGGGCGCGCTCGGCCACGACCTGCGTGAACAGCGACGTGATGGTGTTCGTCGTCAGGGCCCGCTCGGCCTGCTGCTGCGCGGCCAGGGTGCGCTGCCCGGCTTCCGACTGCTGCAACTGGGCCAGCAGCGCGCTCTGCTGCTGACGCTGGTCGCGCAGCCGGGCCAGCGCCGCGGTACGCCTGGCCTGCGCGTCCTGAAGCTCTGTGGTCTGCCGGGTCTGCTGCGCCTGCTGGGTCTGGAGCACCTGCACGTCGCCGCGCAGCGTCTCGATGACCTTCACGTTGTACTGCCCCGCGAGGTTGGCGTACTTCAGGCGGATCAGCAGGTCCGAGAAGCTGCTCGACTGCGACAGCAGTTGCAGGTACCGTCCGCTGCGGTCGCGGTACAGCGTGGTCAGGATCTCGCGCACGTCGCCCTTCAGGCGCTCCACGCGCGCCTGCGTGACCGCCAGCTGCGACGTCGTGTCGGCCAGCGCGCGCTGGGCGAGGGCGACCCGCGCGGTCAGGGTCGCCACCTGCCCCTCCAGCGAGCTGACGTTCGCCGCCAGCGTCTCCAGCCGCGCCAGCGTCTGTTTCTGCTGCGTGCTGAGGTTGGCGATGTTCTGCCGCAGCTTGTCCAGCTGCGCCGCCTGCTGCGCGCTGAGCTGCTGCTGCTGCTGGAGCTGCTGCTGAAGCTGCTGGAGCCGCTCGCTGGTCGTCTGCGCCGCGGCCGTGGCGAGCAGCGCCGCGAGCAGCCACACCCGCCCCGGCAGCCGGCGGCGCACGCTCACTCCAGCTCCTGCAGGTAGCGCCGGGTGGCGAACAGGCTGCCCAGCAGGCCCACCAGGATGCCCAGCAGGCCCACGCCGCCCAGCACCGGCACCAGCGTCGCCTGGTCCGTCACGACCGGGAACACCGGCGCGAGTTGCCGCACCCGCGCCACGAGTTCCAGATACCCTGGTGTAAGCAGCGCCAGCGCGATCACGGCGGCCAGCACACCCACGATCAGGCCCTCGATCACATGCGGCATGCGGATGAAGGCCCGTGTGGCGCCCAGCAGCCGCATCACGGCGATCTCGTTGCGCCGCGCGTACATCGCCACCCGCACTGCGTTCAGGATGTTGAACAGCGTTCCCAGCAGCAGCAGGCCCACCAGCGCGTACCCGACCGCGCGCACGGCCGTCAGGGTCTTCACCGTCGGGTCGACGTAGCCGGCGCCGTACTCCACGTCGTCCACGCCGGGCAGGCCCGAGACGGCTGCCGCCACCGTGCGCGAATCGCCCACCCGCGCCACCCGCAGGCGCAGCGTATCGGGAAAGGGGTTGCCCACCAGCGCCGCCGCGTCGCGCGTGTATGGCGAGTCCTTGGTCATCTCCGCCAGCACCTGATCGCTGGTCACGAGCTGCGCCGAACTCACCTGCGGCAGCGCCCGCGCGTACTTGAGCAGCGCCGCCGTGTCGGCGCCCGGTGTCAGGAACGCCGCGACCTCCACCTGCGATTCCAGCTGCGCCAGCGTGCGGTTCACGTTCAGCGTGAGCAGCAGCACCGAGCCCAGCATCAGCAGCGTCAGGGTCATGGTCACCAGTGTCGCCAGCGTCGCGGTCAGGTTTTCCCGCATGGCGAGCAGCGCCTGCCTGAGGTGGTACGTCACAGCGCGTACCCGCCGTACGGGTCGTCGCGCACCAGGCGGCCCTTGCGCAGCGTCAGGGTGCGGTGGCGGTAGGTCTCGACCAGATCCTTGGCGTGCGTGGCGACGACGACCGTGGTGCCGCGCAGGTTCACGTTCTGCAGCACCTTCAGCACCTCACGGCTGTTGTCCGGGTCGAGGTTCCCGGTGGGCTCGTCGGCCAGCAGCAGCGGCGGGTTGGACACGATGGCCCGCGCGATCGCCACGCGCTGCTGCTCGCCCTGCGACAGTTGCAGGGGCAGCGCGTACTTCTTGTGCTCCAGACCCACCGTGCGCAGCGCCAGCGTGACGCGCTGCGCCCACTCGCGCTGCGGCACGCCCGTCACGCGCAGCGCGAAGGCCACGTTGTCGAAGGCGTTCAGGTGTGCCAGCAGCAGGTTCTCCTGGAAGACGGTGCCCATGCGGCGG from Deinococcus metalli includes the following:
- a CDS encoding murein hydrolase activator EnvC family protein is translated as MSVRRRLPGRVWLLAALLATAAAQTTSERLQQLQQQLQQQQQLSAQQAAQLDKLRQNIANLSTQQKQTLARLETLAANVSSLEGQVATLTARVALAQRALADTTSQLAVTQARVERLKGDVREILTTLYRDRSGRYLQLLSQSSSFSDLLIRLKYANLAGQYNVKVIETLRGDVQVLQTQQAQQTRQTTELQDAQARRTAALARLRDQRQQQSALLAQLQQSEAGQRTLAAQQQAERALTTNTITSLFTQVVAERARIEAERQRRLAEERRRREEEARRLAAERERARQEALRLARLRAEQERQRVAASQLAAQRQREQQLQNEQAAIAARQTQVETEQQQADVALAPLPQASGPLAFPLPGGRIAAPYGTDGSPWVVLSGADASSATAARAGNVLAASLYGTLGYVIIVDHGNLLTAYMGLREPAVSVGDRVAQGTPLGSIGGSPVFGPGRMGFSVKRGDSYVNPGF
- a CDS encoding KH domain-containing protein; its protein translation is MKTDPVDLTLFLAQSVVDQPPMVRVSRRGPTVIVRVAPGEEGRLIGRQGRVIQAIRTLVRAASDPRERVNVDLDAPRKQ
- the trmD gene encoding tRNA (guanosine(37)-N1)-methyltransferase TrmD; translation: MLTFSFLTLFPELLTPFAQEAIVGKARTRGLIDVNVVDMRDYAGNRHLKVDDTPYGGGAGMVIRADVTARALASLPPADEVILLTPAGQPFTQALAEEFATRSHVALLCGRYEGFDARVETVVTRELSVGDFVMMGGEAAAACVLEAVARLVPGVIGDPDSHRADSFSSGLLDYPEYTRPPEWNGVAVPDVLRGGNHAAIAAWRRERALARTLARRPDLLRAAPLTPQDSVTLLGLGATPEQLREWHAPPPPPPRRPKRKKTVPDDEK
- a CDS encoding cell division protein FtsX codes for the protein MTYHLRQALLAMRENLTATLATLVTMTLTLLMLGSVLLLTLNVNRTLAQLESQVEVAAFLTPGADTAALLKYARALPQVSSAQLVTSDQVLAEMTKDSPYTRDAAALVGNPFPDTLRLRVARVGDSRTVAAAVSGLPGVDDVEYGAGYVDPTVKTLTAVRAVGYALVGLLLLGTLFNILNAVRVAMYARRNEIAVMRLLGATRAFIRMPHVIEGLIVGVLAAVIALALLTPGYLELVARVRQLAPVFPVVTDQATLVPVLGGVGLLGILVGLLGSLFATRRYLQELE
- the rpsP gene encoding 30S ribosomal protein S16 gives rise to the protein MVKIRLSRFGSAHNPHYRIVVADARRPRDGGYIENLGHYDPRKTSDTHIKIDAERAAHWIAQGAQPTATAKRLLKSQGVKF
- the ftsE gene encoding cell division ATP-binding protein FtsE, producing the protein MIEFRHVSLEYPVTRTLALDDLNLHIGKGEFTYLVGHSGAGKSSFMNLVLKRALPSKGEVRVAGESLNRYRGRRTALLRRRMGTVFQENLLLAHLNAFDNVAFALRVTGVPQREWAQRVTLALRTVGLEHKKYALPLQLSQGEQQRVAIARAIVSNPPLLLADEPTGNLDPDNSREVLKVLQNVNLRGTTVVVATHAKDLVETYRHRTLTLRKGRLVRDDPYGGYAL
- the rimM gene encoding ribosome maturation factor RimM (Essential for efficient processing of 16S rRNA), giving the protein MTDTERTRLGHLLGPHGVQGGVKVYVLGDPAQFKALKRVYVEERGWLRVRRVETLAPGVALHLAGITTREGAEALRGLKVYADDAELPAPESGVYYYHELRGLLVAGADGHTRGEVVDVQDMGHQDVLVVRHEGGDALVPLQAPYVVVNLNAQGRPASLTLTADAPDDLLTPVDADGPT